One Mycobacterium kubicae genomic window carries:
- a CDS encoding NADH-quinone oxidoreductase subunit I, producing the protein MSGTRRGHFYIDDTCIGCGACEHSCPGRVDAISKKADDFLGRFVIDLDECIDCGKCVPLCPVDCIHDGRVEAAFVPDNGYTKIGKLYDWAARKDS; encoded by the coding sequence ATGAGCGGCACTCGGCGAGGCCATTTCTACATCGATGACACGTGCATCGGGTGCGGAGCGTGTGAGCACTCGTGCCCGGGACGGGTCGATGCCATATCCAAGAAGGCCGACGATTTCCTGGGCCGATTCGTCATCGACCTCGATGAATGCATCGACTGCGGGAAGTGCGTCCCGCTGTGCCCCGTCGATTGTATTCACGACGGGCGGGTCGAGGCGGCATTTGTCCCGGACAATGGCTACACGAAGATCGGAAAGCTATACGACTGGGCAGCGCGCAAAGATAGCTGA
- a CDS encoding ferritin-like domain-containing protein translates to MTEMLTQMQALPSETPLEDEALAAYEKKFREDNTIWAELLQENLDRLGRGSFSLHWMNTDKANWGVRARPSSRGLTYTDINRPPAYGTLPEHTTWRNFAPRGSVREPYVDQMPTIDAYDILDKKEAWADNVMTLYEEAKARQWNSTSDIPWNELEPASEDLEKAACQLATSLTEVEFVAGDFPSRWVYRTSPDFYEVKNFLVTQMMDEARHMEVFRKRALAGGGGLLHASPALEWALKAILESPSHTQGTFLLNVLGEGLVLTIFRAGEYLSKTHVDKEIFRRCMQDEARHVSYGTLELKNFLDSSTDREKALSDMHRFADLGEQIILTALSSPGLLEPLAVLMGGGVDKIDEGMEGVSFLWGTIIEEYLQRCERAGFDRREKVTIPLEMPWTA, encoded by the coding sequence ATGACCGAGATGCTGACCCAGATGCAGGCGCTTCCCAGTGAAACTCCGCTCGAAGACGAGGCGTTGGCGGCTTACGAGAAGAAGTTTCGGGAGGACAACACGATTTGGGCTGAGTTGTTGCAGGAGAACCTCGACCGGCTCGGGCGCGGCTCGTTTTCGCTGCACTGGATGAACACCGACAAGGCCAATTGGGGTGTTCGCGCGCGCCCGAGTTCGCGGGGGTTGACCTATACCGACATCAACCGCCCGCCAGCCTACGGCACGCTGCCCGAGCACACGACGTGGCGCAACTTCGCCCCGCGCGGCTCTGTGCGTGAGCCCTATGTTGACCAGATGCCGACCATCGACGCTTATGACATCCTCGACAAGAAGGAGGCCTGGGCGGACAACGTCATGACGCTGTATGAGGAGGCCAAGGCACGGCAGTGGAACTCCACCAGCGATATTCCGTGGAACGAGCTGGAGCCCGCCAGTGAGGATCTGGAGAAGGCGGCGTGCCAGCTGGCTACCTCTTTGACGGAGGTTGAGTTCGTCGCCGGTGACTTTCCGTCGCGGTGGGTGTATCGCACCTCACCGGATTTCTACGAGGTTAAGAACTTCCTCGTGACGCAGATGATGGACGAGGCCCGCCACATGGAGGTGTTCCGAAAGCGTGCCCTCGCCGGCGGGGGAGGCTTGTTGCACGCCAGCCCGGCCCTGGAGTGGGCACTGAAGGCGATCCTCGAGTCGCCGAGCCACACCCAGGGCACGTTCCTGCTGAACGTGCTGGGCGAAGGGCTTGTCCTTACGATTTTCCGGGCCGGGGAGTACCTGTCCAAGACGCATGTCGACAAGGAGATCTTCCGGCGCTGCATGCAGGACGAGGCCCGTCACGTGTCGTACGGGACCCTGGAATTGAAGAACTTCCTCGACAGCTCGACTGATCGGGAAAAGGCGCTTTCGGATATGCATCGCTTCGCCGATCTTGGCGAGCAGATCATCCTCACCGCACTGAGCAGTCCCGGGCTGTTGGAACCGCTGGCCGTTCTTATGGGCGGTGGAGTGGACAAGATCGACGAAGGTATGGAGGGTGTGTCGTTCCTGTGGGGGACGATTATTGAGGAGTACCTGCAGCGCTGTGAGCGGGCCGGGTTTGACCGTCGCGAGAAGGTGACGATCCCCTTGGAGATGCCGTGGACGGCGTAA
- a CDS encoding PaaI family thioesterase, which produces MKFEQFSQEIADELQNAAATAGGLSSYLGFRHTEFAAGRLVVEMDARDDLMTPFGNLHGGCLSAMVDHCLGVVFYPVIPAGSWVATTEFKLNLLQPVSSGVCVAVTEIIALGKRSGVARIDVSNAGRAVCAAQGTVTVVSPRGYSG; this is translated from the coding sequence ATGAAGTTCGAGCAGTTCAGCCAAGAGATTGCCGACGAGTTGCAGAATGCGGCGGCAACCGCGGGTGGGCTGTCCAGCTACTTGGGATTTCGGCACACCGAATTCGCCGCGGGACGTCTGGTTGTGGAGATGGATGCTCGGGACGACCTGATGACGCCGTTCGGCAACCTGCACGGCGGATGCTTGTCGGCGATGGTAGACCACTGTCTGGGCGTGGTGTTCTATCCGGTTATCCCAGCGGGATCATGGGTGGCCACAACGGAATTCAAGCTAAATCTGCTGCAGCCCGTGTCGAGCGGAGTGTGCGTTGCGGTCACCGAGATCATCGCGCTGGGCAAGCGTAGCGGTGTCGCCAGAATCGATGTCTCCAACGCGGGGCGCGCGGTATGCGCGGCGCAGGGAACCGTGACGGTGGTTAGCCCGAGGGGGTATTCCGGTTGA
- a CDS encoding SCP2 sterol-binding domain-containing protein, whose amino-acid sequence MGVFKDGVEATKYIAGIFEEAVDDESIADQLAASGVVLQLNCSDPDIQVTVDMPNKKVFTGNCDIKPTVAMFMTSDMANRFWQGNLNLAVALAKGQVRAKGPVPKILKLIPVAKKLFPRYEELLRAEGRTDLLVV is encoded by the coding sequence ATGGGCGTTTTCAAAGACGGCGTCGAGGCAACGAAGTACATTGCCGGGATCTTCGAGGAGGCGGTGGACGATGAGTCGATCGCCGATCAACTAGCGGCATCCGGTGTTGTGCTGCAGCTCAACTGCTCTGACCCGGATATCCAGGTTACGGTCGACATGCCTAATAAGAAGGTGTTCACCGGGAACTGTGACATCAAGCCTACCGTAGCGATGTTCATGACCTCTGACATGGCCAACCGGTTTTGGCAGGGCAACCTCAATCTCGCTGTCGCGCTGGCCAAAGGCCAGGTCCGCGCCAAGGGGCCGGTTCCAAAGATCCTGAAGCTTATTCCCGTCGCCAAGAAGCTTTTCCCGCGGTACGAGGAGCTGCTGCGGGCTGAGGGCCGTACTGACCTGCTGGTTGTTTGA
- a CDS encoding zinc-dependent alcohol dehydrogenase, whose amino-acid sequence MKADALVLTKPRALERRTLAVPPVDGHSGVLRIEACGLCGTDHEQYSGHLPAGFAFVPGHEIVGVVEAVGDAASARWGVSAGDRVAVEVFRSCRECDACRRGEYRRCSRNGLATMFGFVDVNIDPGLWGGYATHLHLPFDSMLLSIPDRLDPIVATLFNPLGAGIKWAATLPETASGDVVAVLGPGIRGICSAVAAKESGAAFVAMTGLGPRDRPRLAAASKFGVDLTIDVTREDPVKALQRATGQLADVVVDVTAKAPGAFADAVALARPGGRVVIAGTRGGGGAPGFEPDLLVFKELRVLGSLGVDYPAYQSAIELLVSGRWPFDELSRDVAGFAGLPRLLDVLADGEPGTIPALHNVFVPMA is encoded by the coding sequence ATGAAGGCCGATGCGCTCGTGCTGACCAAGCCGCGCGCCCTCGAGCGGCGCACTCTTGCGGTACCGCCCGTCGACGGCCACTCCGGAGTCCTTCGGATCGAGGCGTGCGGGCTCTGCGGAACCGATCACGAGCAGTACAGCGGTCACCTACCAGCGGGCTTCGCCTTCGTCCCGGGACATGAAATCGTCGGTGTCGTTGAGGCAGTCGGTGACGCCGCAAGCGCGCGTTGGGGTGTGTCGGCAGGTGATCGGGTTGCGGTCGAGGTTTTTCGATCGTGCCGGGAGTGCGACGCGTGCCGCCGAGGTGAGTATCGCAGGTGCTCGCGCAACGGACTGGCCACGATGTTCGGCTTCGTCGACGTAAACATCGATCCCGGCCTGTGGGGAGGGTACGCAACGCACCTGCATCTGCCCTTCGATTCCATGCTGTTGTCGATTCCAGACAGACTCGACCCGATTGTCGCTACGTTGTTCAACCCGCTGGGCGCGGGAATCAAATGGGCTGCCACGCTGCCGGAGACCGCGTCAGGCGACGTCGTCGCAGTCCTGGGGCCAGGCATCCGCGGCATCTGCTCGGCCGTAGCAGCGAAGGAATCCGGAGCGGCATTCGTCGCTATGACCGGACTCGGACCACGCGATCGACCACGGTTAGCCGCAGCGTCCAAGTTCGGCGTGGACCTGACCATTGACGTGACCCGTGAAGACCCGGTCAAGGCCCTGCAACGAGCGACCGGTCAACTCGCAGACGTCGTCGTCGACGTCACCGCCAAAGCGCCAGGTGCATTCGCTGACGCCGTCGCACTTGCTCGACCAGGCGGACGCGTGGTGATCGCCGGCACCCGCGGCGGCGGCGGAGCACCAGGCTTCGAGCCAGACCTCCTCGTTTTCAAAGAACTACGCGTCCTCGGCTCGCTGGGGGTCGATTACCCCGCCTATCAGAGCGCGATCGAATTGCTCGTCTCTGGGCGTTGGCCCTTCGATGAACTATC
- a CDS encoding alpha/beta fold hydrolase — MTVTCERIRTEDGVTLTADFYRHDTARAVVLLLHGGGQNRHAWTTTARRLHARGYTVVAYDARGHGDSGWDPTGRYELAGLTSDLLAVREHASDDRPPVVVGASLGGMTILGTHLLAPADLWSAVVLVDITPRMEFHGARRVVSFMAAHPDGFGTLDDAADVIAQYNPHRARPESLDGLRKVLRQRDDGRWIWRWDPAFITSNFQFLQGDPATGAEQFDAISELLVEGARRVQAPTLLVRGVLSDVTSQQSVDEFLQVVPHAEAVDVSGTGHMVAGDDNDAFTAAVAGFLDRTIANSA, encoded by the coding sequence ATGACTGTTACCTGCGAGCGAATCCGCACCGAAGACGGCGTCACCCTCACGGCGGATTTCTACCGGCACGACACCGCCCGCGCCGTCGTACTTCTCCTGCATGGTGGTGGTCAAAATCGCCACGCTTGGACCACCACGGCGCGCCGGTTGCATGCGCGCGGTTACACCGTCGTCGCCTACGATGCCCGAGGCCACGGCGATAGCGGGTGGGACCCGACTGGGCGATACGAACTCGCAGGACTCACATCCGATCTGCTGGCTGTGCGCGAACATGCGAGTGACGACCGCCCGCCGGTGGTCGTTGGTGCGTCGTTGGGTGGCATGACCATTTTGGGAACCCATCTGCTGGCACCAGCCGATTTGTGGTCAGCAGTCGTTCTTGTCGACATCACCCCGCGAATGGAGTTCCACGGTGCACGCCGCGTCGTGTCATTTATGGCCGCCCATCCCGACGGATTCGGCACGCTCGACGACGCGGCCGACGTCATCGCCCAATACAATCCGCACCGCGCTCGTCCCGAAAGCCTGGACGGACTGCGAAAAGTGTTGCGCCAACGCGACGATGGCAGGTGGATTTGGCGATGGGATCCGGCTTTCATCACCTCTAATTTTCAGTTCCTGCAAGGTGACCCCGCCACTGGTGCCGAACAGTTCGACGCGATCAGCGAACTGCTTGTTGAGGGGGCCCGTCGCGTGCAGGCACCAACGCTTCTGGTGCGCGGCGTCCTCTCGGATGTGACATCGCAGCAGTCGGTCGATGAATTCCTCCAGGTTGTCCCGCACGCCGAAGCGGTGGACGTTTCCGGCACAGGTCACATGGTGGCCGGCGACGACAACGACGCCTTCACTGCAGCAGTCGCCGGATTTCTCGACCGCACGATAGCCAATTCGGCCTGA
- a CDS encoding acetyl-CoA acetyltransferase, with protein sequence MPIPRRTPVVVAVGEITHRDDGVVDPIDLASEAVRRALQDSGAAIGHRIDMVATPGILMIPRDNPATRIAEAAGLAPIRRISCPVGGNTPQYLVEVLGARIARGVSDAVLVVGAESGASARRVGSGQVRRDPKPVEGRDESLGDTRPGLSAAEMCAGLRWPHQVYPVFESAIAARSGRTFDEQRRWLGNLMAPFTLEASRHPGQAWFPRARTASELSSVSPTNRMVCEPYPKMLNSIITVDMAAAFVMMAAEVADEIGVPRDRWVFPWCAATCNDVYFPVQRPDLSRSAGIRAVGRALLAACDLSADDIGWFDLYSCFPSAVEVAIEALDLDPADPRGFTVTGGLPYHGGPGNNYVSHSIVEMVRRCRSEPDALGLVSGLGWYITKHSLGLWSATPPPTGWQTPDMAEAQAAIDATAVPVASAADTSGRATIDGYTVVHDRDVGPSWVPVLARLPDGRRVAARNDDAKVAKEMSKEMMVGRQVTVRPADQRVEFELP encoded by the coding sequence TTGCCGATTCCACGCCGCACTCCGGTCGTCGTCGCAGTTGGTGAGATCACGCACCGCGACGACGGTGTCGTTGACCCCATCGATTTGGCTTCCGAGGCCGTGCGTCGAGCATTGCAGGACTCGGGCGCTGCTATCGGGCATCGAATCGATATGGTGGCGACGCCCGGAATCTTGATGATTCCGCGTGACAATCCTGCGACGAGGATTGCCGAAGCGGCTGGGCTGGCGCCAATACGGCGCATCAGTTGTCCGGTTGGCGGTAATACGCCTCAGTACCTCGTTGAGGTGCTCGGCGCCCGCATCGCGCGCGGTGTCAGCGACGCGGTGTTAGTCGTCGGAGCGGAGAGCGGCGCGTCAGCTCGTAGGGTTGGATCGGGTCAGGTGCGACGAGACCCGAAACCCGTTGAGGGCCGGGATGAGTCACTTGGCGATACTCGCCCCGGTCTGAGCGCGGCCGAGATGTGTGCTGGACTGCGTTGGCCGCACCAGGTGTACCCGGTCTTCGAATCGGCGATTGCGGCTCGATCGGGCCGGACCTTCGATGAGCAGCGTCGCTGGCTGGGAAACCTGATGGCCCCCTTCACGCTCGAAGCATCGAGGCATCCCGGCCAGGCATGGTTTCCGCGCGCGCGCACTGCCAGTGAGCTCAGCTCGGTCTCGCCAACTAACCGGATGGTGTGCGAGCCATATCCCAAGATGCTCAACAGCATTATCACCGTCGATATGGCAGCCGCCTTCGTCATGATGGCTGCCGAAGTCGCCGACGAAATCGGTGTTCCTCGTGACCGATGGGTTTTCCCATGGTGCGCGGCCACTTGCAACGACGTGTACTTTCCGGTTCAGCGGCCCGATCTCAGTCGGTCCGCGGGAATTCGCGCTGTCGGACGGGCGCTCCTAGCTGCCTGCGACCTTTCCGCCGATGACATCGGATGGTTCGATTTGTACTCCTGCTTCCCTTCCGCGGTCGAAGTTGCGATCGAGGCGCTCGATCTCGATCCAGCGGATCCACGCGGGTTCACGGTGACCGGTGGATTGCCCTACCACGGAGGACCGGGTAACAACTATGTCAGCCACTCGATTGTGGAGATGGTTCGACGCTGCCGAAGCGAACCGGACGCCCTAGGACTGGTTTCCGGATTAGGTTGGTACATCACGAAGCACTCGTTGGGCCTATGGTCGGCGACGCCGCCGCCGACTGGGTGGCAGACACCGGACATGGCGGAAGCGCAGGCCGCGATTGATGCGACTGCGGTTCCAGTCGCTTCTGCCGCCGACACATCCGGTAGGGCAACGATCGACGGCTACACGGTGGTACACGACCGCGACGTTGGCCCTTCGTGGGTGCCTGTTCTCGCGCGTCTACCCGACGGCCGGCGCGTCGCGGCTCGCAACGACGATGCGAAGGTGGCGAAGGAAATGTCAAAAGAGATGATGGTCGGACGTCAGGTAACTGTGCGGCCCGCTGATCAGCGCGTCGAATTCGAACTGCCATGA
- a CDS encoding SDR family NAD(P)-dependent oxidoreductase — translation MKVNRLRPRVVVVTGAASGIGRATAIRFAKLGAHVVVSDIDLDAAQATTAMIRGHARSASAAQLDVIDPDAWEALARSVLADYGYADVLVNNAGILVGGPFLELRPSDWERQLGVNLMGVVHGCRFFGAQMVEHGGGHIVNIASAAAFTPTPVMSPYSVSKAGVKMLTECLRLELGPKGIGVSAICPGVINTNIGDRAVVVGVNHELIEQGKQFTKKLQEFGEKFPISPMSPDLVARAAVRAVRFDLAVVPVRTEAWLGYFMLRIAPAVNRRMTQPFSVEALQRLGTRLLSTQRATNQDKLVPRRADSAASVVSTGK, via the coding sequence GTGAAGGTCAATCGGTTGCGTCCACGCGTGGTGGTGGTCACCGGGGCTGCAAGCGGTATTGGCCGGGCGACAGCGATCAGGTTTGCCAAGCTCGGCGCCCATGTCGTGGTGTCCGACATCGATCTGGATGCGGCACAAGCGACCACGGCGATGATCCGTGGTCATGCCCGCAGCGCGTCGGCGGCGCAATTGGATGTTATCGACCCCGATGCCTGGGAGGCGCTCGCTCGCAGCGTGTTAGCCGATTACGGATACGCCGATGTGCTGGTCAATAACGCAGGAATCTTGGTGGGCGGCCCGTTCTTAGAGCTGCGTCCGTCGGATTGGGAACGCCAACTCGGTGTGAACCTAATGGGCGTCGTTCATGGGTGCCGTTTCTTCGGCGCCCAGATGGTTGAACACGGCGGTGGCCATATCGTCAATATCGCCTCGGCGGCGGCATTCACGCCCACCCCGGTTATGTCGCCGTACTCGGTTTCCAAAGCGGGCGTGAAGATGCTGACCGAATGCCTGCGGCTCGAGCTCGGACCGAAAGGCATCGGCGTCAGCGCGATATGCCCGGGTGTGATCAATACCAATATAGGTGATCGCGCGGTGGTTGTCGGCGTCAACCACGAACTGATCGAACAAGGAAAACAGTTCACCAAGAAGCTCCAGGAATTTGGCGAGAAGTTTCCGATCTCACCGATGAGTCCCGACCTCGTCGCTCGCGCCGCCGTGCGTGCTGTACGGTTTGATCTCGCGGTCGTACCGGTGCGCACCGAGGCCTGGCTGGGCTATTTCATGCTCCGCATTGCCCCCGCTGTCAACCGCCGTATGACACAACCATTCTCAGTGGAGGCGTTGCAGCGGCTGGGCACTCGCCTGTTGAGCACCCAGCGCGCCACGAACCAGGACAAACTTGTCCCCCGTCGAGCCGATTCGGCGGCGTCGGTCGTCAGCACGGGAAAGTAG
- the istA gene encoding IS21 family transposase has product MKSARDRMDIISAYQQVGSYRGAAQLCGTTHRTVKKVVEKFEAGESAPPRVERAHNYDAVADLVAERVEKSAGRMSAKRMLPIAKAAGYDGSARNFRRLVAEAKVLWRNEHHRGRRPAVWSPGEYLVIDWAQAAPGLFLFCAVLAFSRWRFVAFATDQKASTTLALIAEAMAGIGGVPARVLADRMACLKGGVVANVVIPTAEYVRLAGHYGFAPDFCHASDPKSKGIVENLCGYAQRDLAVPLLTDAAIAGVPVDLRAANVAARAWCLEVNAAVHSEICAVPDEQLLIERELLQPLPSLQLRIGAPSVIRKVDRLSCVRYASARYSVPTRLIGTSVAVVVDHGALCIVEPATGVIVAEHELGAPGSASVLDDHYDGPRPEPSRGPRPKTHAEQQFCTLGEDAQAFLVGAAAIGNTRLGSELEVLLALGAAHGTDALVGALRRAVAFRRFRAIDVRSILAAGAGTPQPRPAGDALILDLPVAPTRSLAAYTVNPAADGGATS; this is encoded by the coding sequence TTGAAGTCTGCGAGGGACCGCATGGACATCATTTCTGCTTATCAACAAGTCGGGTCATACCGCGGCGCCGCGCAGCTGTGCGGCACCACCCATAGGACCGTCAAGAAAGTCGTCGAGAAATTCGAAGCCGGTGAGAGCGCACCGCCGCGGGTCGAGCGGGCCCACAATTACGATGCGGTGGCCGATCTGGTCGCCGAGCGTGTCGAGAAGTCGGCGGGTCGGATGTCGGCGAAGCGGATGTTGCCGATCGCGAAGGCCGCCGGTTACGACGGGTCGGCACGCAACTTCCGTCGCCTCGTTGCTGAGGCGAAGGTGTTGTGGCGCAACGAACATCACCGGGGACGTCGCCCGGCGGTGTGGTCACCGGGTGAGTATCTGGTGATCGACTGGGCCCAAGCCGCACCCGGGTTGTTCCTGTTCTGCGCAGTGCTGGCGTTCTCCCGGTGGCGCTTCGTCGCGTTCGCCACCGACCAGAAGGCGTCCACGACGTTGGCGTTGATCGCCGAAGCGATGGCCGGGATAGGTGGTGTCCCGGCCCGGGTGCTGGCCGACCGGATGGCCTGTCTGAAGGGCGGCGTGGTCGCCAACGTGGTGATCCCTACCGCCGAATACGTCCGGCTGGCAGGTCATTACGGTTTCGCGCCGGACTTCTGCCATGCATCCGACCCTAAATCGAAGGGCATCGTGGAGAACTTGTGCGGCTACGCCCAACGCGACCTCGCCGTCCCGCTGCTCACCGACGCCGCCATCGCCGGGGTGCCGGTTGATCTGCGTGCTGCCAACGTTGCGGCCAGGGCGTGGTGTCTGGAGGTCAATGCCGCGGTGCATTCGGAGATCTGTGCGGTCCCCGATGAGCAACTGCTGATCGAACGGGAACTCCTGCAACCGTTGCCGTCGCTGCAACTTCGAATCGGGGCACCGTCGGTGATCCGCAAGGTCGACCGGCTGTCGTGTGTCCGGTATGCCTCGGCCCGCTACTCGGTGCCCACCCGACTGATCGGGACCAGCGTGGCCGTCGTCGTCGATCACGGCGCGCTGTGCATCGTGGAGCCCGCGACTGGGGTGATCGTGGCTGAGCACGAACTGGGTGCCCCAGGCAGCGCATCAGTCCTCGACGATCACTACGACGGTCCCCGCCCGGAACCTAGCCGCGGACCACGACCCAAAACTCATGCTGAGCAACAGTTCTGCACACTCGGCGAGGATGCTCAAGCATTCCTGGTCGGGGCCGCCGCGATCGGCAACACTCGGCTGGGCTCCGAACTGGAAGTCCTACTGGCGTTGGGCGCCGCCCACGGCACCGACGCCTTGGTCGGCGCGCTTCGCCGGGCGGTCGCGTTCCGGAGGTTCCGCGCGATCGACGTGCGGTCCATCCTGGCCGCCGGCGCCGGAACGCCGCAGCCCCGCCCCGCCGGGGATGCGTTGATCCTGGACCTCCCAGTCGCCCCGACCCGATCCCTGGCTGCCTACACGGTCAACCCGGCCGCAGACGGTGGTGCCACGTCATGA
- a CDS encoding TetR/AcrR family transcriptional regulator: MVTKKSLRWGTATAASRDIARDHLLDAAATSLENKGLPGTTMEDIARQAGVSRATVYRYFPSRESVISGVILRSAERYLRRISARIAAHADLGSAILDFVEVTLRAAHREPIIGLLFGSDDELAGVGLAKGTSVALFELVAEFLRPVFAAHWDQLERGVSVDDASEWILRAILSLLTVEGPRQRSPEGLDAFLRRFLLPPLLTTTRSCADATSTE, translated from the coding sequence ATGGTGACGAAAAAATCGTTGCGATGGGGCACGGCGACCGCCGCGAGCCGCGACATCGCCCGAGACCATCTGCTCGATGCCGCCGCAACGTCCCTCGAGAACAAGGGGCTACCGGGCACCACGATGGAGGACATCGCCAGGCAGGCCGGGGTGTCCCGCGCCACGGTGTATCGCTACTTTCCGAGTCGTGAATCCGTCATTTCCGGTGTTATCTTGCGGTCAGCCGAACGCTACCTCCGCCGCATTAGTGCGCGGATCGCAGCGCATGCCGATTTAGGCTCGGCGATACTGGATTTCGTCGAGGTTACACTCCGTGCGGCCCACCGTGAACCCATAATCGGATTGCTATTCGGCAGTGACGACGAACTCGCCGGCGTAGGGCTGGCCAAGGGTACGTCGGTGGCTTTGTTCGAACTCGTCGCCGAGTTCCTTCGCCCTGTCTTCGCCGCGCACTGGGATCAACTTGAGCGTGGGGTGTCGGTCGACGATGCATCCGAGTGGATACTGCGGGCTATCCTCAGCCTACTCACGGTCGAAGGCCCAAGGCAGCGCAGCCCGGAGGGCCTCGATGCTTTTCTACGAAGATTCCTGCTTCCTCCTCTGCTCACCACCACCCGGTCTTGCGCTGATGCAACAAGTACGGAGTAA
- the istB gene encoding IS21-like element helper ATPase IstB: MNGTPAKATKPVAPLSTPQFAADLDAGLRRLKLAAIRRTAPEVLITAKTQRWTPEEVLRTLVETELAARDASNVVNRLKAAGFPVTKTLESFDVAASSIQPKVFDYLSSLEWVRTQQNLAIIGPAGTGKSHTLIGLGVAAIHAGHKVRYFTAADLVETLYRGLADNTVGKIIESLLRVDLIILDELGFAPLDDTGTQLLFRLVAGAYERRSLAIGSHWPFQEWGRFLPEQTTAVSILDRLLHHATVVITDGQSYRMKDAQHRKENPQPI; encoded by the coding sequence ATGAACGGCACGCCAGCCAAGGCAACCAAACCCGTTGCACCACTGTCCACTCCGCAATTCGCCGCTGATCTCGACGCCGGGCTGCGGCGGCTCAAGCTCGCCGCGATCCGGCGCACCGCCCCCGAAGTCCTAATCACCGCCAAGACCCAGCGCTGGACCCCCGAAGAAGTGCTACGGACCCTCGTCGAGACCGAACTGGCGGCACGGGATGCCTCCAACGTCGTCAACCGGCTCAAGGCTGCCGGGTTCCCGGTCACCAAGACCTTGGAGTCCTTCGACGTGGCCGCATCGTCGATTCAGCCCAAGGTGTTCGACTACCTGTCGAGCCTGGAATGGGTTCGCACACAACAGAATCTGGCGATCATCGGACCGGCTGGGACCGGCAAGTCCCACACCCTGATCGGACTGGGGGTCGCTGCGATTCATGCTGGGCACAAGGTCCGGTACTTCACCGCCGCCGACCTCGTCGAAACCCTCTACCGCGGCTTGGCCGACAACACCGTCGGCAAGATCATCGAATCCCTGCTCCGTGTCGATCTGATCATCCTCGACGAACTGGGCTTCGCCCCACTCGACGACACCGGCACCCAGCTGCTGTTCCGCCTCGTCGCCGGCGCCTACGAACGCCGCTCCCTGGCCATCGGCTCGCACTGGCCCTTCCAAGAGTGGGGTCGATTCCTGCCCGAGCAGACCACCGCCGTCAGCATCTTGGACCGGCTCCTGCATCACGCCACCGTCGTCATCACCGACGGCCAGTCCTACCGAATGAAGGACGCCCAACACCGGAAGGAGAACCCCCAACCAATCTAA